The uncultured Fusobacterium sp. genomic interval TTAAAAGGGACTGTTGTCCCTTTTATAATTATAACTCAATCTCTTTTAATATATCAAATGCCAATTGAGATTTCTCTTTTTCTGGTATCTCTTTAATACTGTTTTCAGATTTTATTATTCTAATTTGATTTGTAGTTTTTTGCATATTAGAAGCATTATTGGCTACAATCATGTCTAAATTCTTTCTTTTTAATTTTCCAATAGCATTTTCTATAATATTCTCTGTTTCAGCTGCAAAACCAACTAAAAATTGCTTATCTTTCAATTTTCCCATCTCAAAAAGTATATCTGGATTTCTATCTAAAACAATTGTCATATCCCCATCTTTTTTCTTAATCTTTTCAGTAGAATAATTTTTAGGTTTATAATCAGCAACTGCTGCACAAGCTATTGCTATATCAACTTGTGAAAATTCTTTAATAGTTGCCTCATACATCTCTTGAGCACTTCTAACTTTTATAAATTTCTTTAATCCTTCAGGTTGAGAAAGTTCAGTAGGACCAGAAACTAATATTACTTCTGCTCCAAGTTTTCTAGCTGCTATTGCAAGCGAATACCCCATTTGTCCACTAGAACGATTAGATATATATCTTACAGGATCAATAGCTTCCTCAGTTCTTCCTGCTGTAATAAGAACTGTTTTTCCTGCCAAAATTCTATCTAACTCCTCCTCTTGAAGATAATCTTCAATAATTTTTACTATTTCTTTCTCATCTTTCAATCTTCCCTTAGCATTTACATTACAAGCTAAAAATCCCTCATCAGAGTCTATAAATCTATACCCATATTTTTTTAATTTATTAATATTCTCCTTTAAAATAGGATTATTATACATATTTACATTCATTGCCAATGCGAAAAATACAGGCTTAGTTGTAGCTGAAATAACAGTTGACAACATATCATCAGCTATTCCGTTTGCTACTTTTCCAACTATATTATATGTAGCAGGAGCAATAAGAACTACATCTGCCCATTCAGCTAAAGATATATGTTCAACTTCAAAGTGTGGAGTCTTATCCCACATATCAACATAAACTCTCTCTTTTGAAAGTGTTTCCAATGTAAGTGGAGTTATTATTTTAGTGGCATTTTCACTCATTATAACCTTAACATTGTACCCTTTTTTCTTCAACATAGACACAATATTAGCAGATTTATAAGCAGCTATCCCACCAGTCACTCCAAGAAGTATATTTTTCATTTTAGCCTCCATTACTTTTGTACTCTTTTATCTAAATAATATTCATCTCTTTTATCTCTAAACTCTTTTATCTGTTCAGCTGAAAAACCACTATCAACTAAATTATCAAAATTATAATTTTTTAGGTCATCCATAAATTCAATATACTCTTCACCTAAAATATTTATAAACTTTCTATTTTTACTATAAATTTTACTTATTCTTTCACCTTTATTTAATTGAGTTACAATATCCCAACTCATTTTTTTATCTAAAAATTCCCCATATTTTTTCTTAGCATCATCAATATTTTTAATTTTTCCTGAAAGTTCCTCAAGGATTTCCAAAGTAAGATCTTGAAGATATAATATATTATTTTCCTCTAAATAACTATTTAACTCTTGAAATCTACTAGATGCAAAAAATTTTTCTACTTCTATTTTATAAGTGTATTTTTCTTTACAATTATATGGGATACAATAAGCAACTAGATATTTTTTTAACCTTTGAATCTCTTCTCTATTTTCCTTTAAATTTTTTTCAAACACTTCTAATTGTCTTGGTGTAAATTTATTAAATGATTCTACTTCATTAACAAGATTTGCTATCTCTTTATCCTTTATACTAATTGTCTCTTCTAATTTTGAAATTTTCTTTAAATATTCCTCTTCATTACTTTTTTTGAACATTGATAGTAATCCCATTTTTCCTCCCAAGTACATTTATATTTATTAGATTATATGTTATTTTTCCTATTCCTACAACCATTTTTTTCTTTTAAAATATGTCAACATTCCTAAGACTAAAACGAACATCAATAGTAAAACAGCATAATATCCCTCTTTCCATTCAAGCTCTGGCATATACTTAAAGTTCATACCATATAAACTCGCAAGAAAGCTCAAAGGCATAAAGATAGTTGAAATAATAGCAAGTATCTTCATTACTTCGTTCATTCCATTACTAATAGTTGAATGGTAAAGTTGAATAAGCTCTGTAACCCTACTATTTAAAATATCAAGTGTATCACAAACTATAGTTCCATGGTCAAATAAGTCTGTCAAATAAATCTTAATATCTTCATTAAAATATTCTGTCATACCCTTAGATTGAAGTTTAGCAATTAACTCTCTAATAGGTCCAATTGTTCTTTTTAATGTTGTAACTTTTTGTTTTAAAGTCATTATATTTTGAAGATCCTCTTTATCAGAATCATTTATAACCTTAGCTTCTAATCTATCTATCTCCATTTCCACTTCATCAAGCACAATAAAATAGTTATCAACTATAGTATCTATTATTGTATAAGCAAGATAACCTACGCTTTTCTTTCTCATCTTTGAGTTATGAGCCTCTATTCTTGTTCTTATTCCATCAAAGAAATCTCCTGGACTCTCTTGGAAAGTTAGCAAACAATCTTCTCCTAAAATAAATGAAACTTGCTCATAACCTATCTCTTTAGATATAAGATTAAGTTTTAACAATTTCATAACTATAAATATATA includes:
- the coaBC gene encoding bifunctional phosphopantothenoylcysteine decarboxylase/phosphopantothenate--cysteine ligase CoaBC, encoding MKNILLGVTGGIAAYKSANIVSMLKKKGYNVKVIMSENATKIITPLTLETLSKERVYVDMWDKTPHFEVEHISLAEWADVVLIAPATYNIVGKVANGIADDMLSTVISATTKPVFFALAMNVNMYNNPILKENINKLKKYGYRFIDSDEGFLACNVNAKGRLKDEKEIVKIIEDYLQEEELDRILAGKTVLITAGRTEEAIDPVRYISNRSSGQMGYSLAIAARKLGAEVILVSGPTELSQPEGLKKFIKVRSAQEMYEATIKEFSQVDIAIACAAVADYKPKNYSTEKIKKKDGDMTIVLDRNPDILFEMGKLKDKQFLVGFAAETENIIENAIGKLKRKNLDMIVANNASNMQKTTNQIRIIKSENSIKEIPEKEKSQLAFDILKEIEL
- the corA gene encoding magnesium/cobalt transporter CorA produces the protein MTDSSNRKKKVGLPPGSIVYTGENPKHKISIEVFSYNDSVIKKENYSEDEEIDFDTSFRGVTWVSVDGIHNIPLLKKIGEQFDLDNLVLEDLANSTQRAKVEEREEYIFIVMKLLKLNLISKEIGYEQVSFILGEDCLLTFQESPGDFFDGIRTRIEAHNSKMRKKSVGYLAYTIIDTIVDNYFIVLDEVEMEIDRLEAKVINDSDKEDLQNIMTLKQKVTTLKRTIGPIRELIAKLQSKGMTEYFNEDIKIYLTDLFDHGTIVCDTLDILNSRVTELIQLYHSTISNGMNEVMKILAIISTIFMPLSFLASLYGMNFKYMPELEWKEGYYAVLLLMFVLVLGMLTYFKRKKWL